In Clostridium cagae, one genomic interval encodes:
- a CDS encoding ATP-dependent Clp protease ATP-binding subunit, with protein MDFNKFTERTQSIILEAQIESQEFKHGYVGTEHLLLGLVKEKGQQSNILNEFGIDAEIVRDMISRYLGYGELQMPEDDILLTPRAKKLLDESFMEAKKFSHKNVSPEHILMALLNQEEGMAYTILKNLKLNFKEIKDKLFIFLNGQYSDENEEIKSPRSEKTKTPMLDKYGRDLTQFARDGGLDPVIGRDLENQRVLEILCRRIKNNPCLIGEPGVGKTAVIEGLAQRIVEGNIPEILRDKRIVSLDLTALLAGAKYRGEFEDRLKKVMLEIEKDKSIIIFIDEIHTIIGAGAAEGAIDASNILKPALSRGEIQCIGATTINEYRKHIEKDSALERRFQPVNVGEPSKDETLIILRGLREKYEEHHNVNITDKALEAAVELSDRYITDRFMPDKAIDLIDEACAKVRIKNLIPPANLKSMEDEIKETTKEKEECIRVQDFEKAANMRDIENDLKEELEALRKEWSDKNSNKQLNVDEEDIAEVVSSWTKIPAKKLTEKESEKLLKLENILQKRVIGQTEAVESIAKAVRRARVGIKDPNRPIGTFIFLGPTGVGKTELSKALAETMFGDENSIIRIDMSEYMESNSVSKLIGSPPGYVGYDDGGQLTEAVRRKPYSVVLLDEIEKAHQDVFNILLQIMEDGRLTDSHGKVVNFKNTIVIMTSNVGAHQIKKQKTIGFNTSIDENSEYEKMKDNVLEELKRSFKPEFLNRIDDTIVFHKLKEDDLLDIVDLMLKSITKRLENKDIHLNFEKDSKKFLINKRIDLNYGARPLRRIITKEVEDKLSEEILLGNIKIGDRIKVNESKDNLVFTKLD; from the coding sequence ATGGATTTCAATAAATTTACAGAAAGAACTCAATCAATAATATTAGAAGCACAAATTGAATCACAAGAGTTTAAACATGGATATGTAGGTACAGAACATTTATTATTGGGTTTAGTAAAAGAAAAAGGACAGCAATCCAATATATTAAATGAATTTGGTATTGATGCTGAAATAGTAAGAGATATGATAAGTAGATATTTAGGCTATGGTGAATTACAAATGCCTGAAGATGATATATTATTAACACCTAGAGCAAAAAAACTTCTTGATGAAAGCTTTATGGAGGCTAAAAAATTTAGTCATAAAAATGTTAGTCCAGAACATATATTAATGGCATTGCTTAATCAAGAAGAAGGAATGGCATATACTATATTAAAAAATTTAAAATTAAATTTTAAGGAAATAAAAGATAAATTATTTATATTTTTAAATGGTCAGTATTCAGATGAAAATGAAGAAATTAAATCTCCAAGATCAGAAAAAACTAAAACTCCTATGTTAGATAAATACGGAAGAGATTTAACACAATTTGCAAGAGACGGTGGATTAGATCCTGTGATTGGAAGAGATTTAGAAAATCAAAGAGTTTTAGAAATATTATGTAGAAGGATAAAAAACAATCCTTGTTTAATAGGTGAACCTGGAGTTGGAAAAACAGCAGTAATTGAGGGGTTAGCACAAAGGATTGTAGAAGGTAATATTCCTGAAATACTAAGAGATAAGAGAATTGTTTCACTTGATTTGACTGCATTACTTGCAGGTGCCAAATATAGAGGTGAATTTGAAGATAGATTAAAAAAGGTAATGCTAGAAATAGAAAAAGATAAAAGCATTATAATATTCATAGATGAAATTCATACAATAATAGGTGCAGGAGCAGCTGAAGGTGCAATAGATGCTTCAAATATATTAAAACCAGCACTTTCTAGAGGCGAAATTCAATGTATAGGTGCAACAACTATAAATGAATATAGAAAACATATAGAAAAAGATTCTGCTTTAGAAAGAAGATTTCAACCTGTTAATGTTGGTGAGCCATCAAAAGATGAAACACTAATAATATTAAGAGGATTAAGAGAAAAGTATGAAGAACATCACAATGTTAACATTACAGATAAAGCATTAGAAGCTGCTGTTGAGTTATCTGATAGATATATTACAGATAGATTTATGCCAGACAAAGCTATTGATTTGATTGATGAGGCATGTGCTAAAGTTAGAATAAAAAATCTAATTCCACCTGCTAATTTAAAATCAATGGAAGATGAAATAAAAGAAACAACTAAAGAAAAAGAAGAATGTATTAGGGTTCAAGATTTTGAAAAAGCGGCAAATATGAGAGATATTGAAAATGACTTAAAAGAAGAATTAGAAGCACTTAGAAAAGAGTGGAGTGATAAAAATTCTAATAAGCAATTAAATGTAGATGAAGAAGATATAGCAGAAGTTGTATCATCTTGGACTAAAATACCTGCTAAAAAACTTACAGAAAAAGAAAGTGAAAAATTACTAAAACTTGAAAATATATTACAAAAAAGAGTTATAGGTCAAACTGAAGCAGTTGAATCTATAGCTAAGGCAGTAAGAAGAGCTAGAGTGGGAATAAAAGATCCTAATAGACCAATCGGAACGTTTATATTTTTAGGACCTACAGGTGTTGGTAAAACAGAACTTTCAAAAGCATTAGCTGAAACTATGTTTGGAGATGAAAATAGCATAATAAGAATAGATATGTCTGAATACATGGAAAGCAACTCAGTTTCTAAATTAATAGGTTCACCTCCAGGATATGTAGGATATGATGATGGAGGTCAATTAACAGAAGCAGTGAGGAGAAAGCCTTATTCAGTAGTACTTCTAGATGAAATTGAAAAAGCTCATCAAGATGTATTTAATATATTACTTCAAATTATGGAAGATGGGAGACTTACAGATTCCCATGGAAAAGTAGTTAATTTTAAAAATACAATAGTTATAATGACTTCTAATGTAGGAGCACATCAAATAAAAAAACAAAAAACAATTGGATTTAATACAAGTATTGATGAAAATTCAGAATATGAAAAGATGAAAGATAATGTTTTAGAAGAATTAAAGAGAAGCTTTAAACCAGAATTCTTAAATAGAATAGACGATACAATAGTATTCCATAAATTAAAAGAAGATGATCTTTTAGATATAGTTGATTTAATGTTAAAATCTATTACTAAAAGACTTGAAAATAAAGATATACACTTAAACTTTGAAAAAGATAGTAAAAAATTCTTAATTAATAAAAGAATTGATTTAAATTATGGAGCAAGACCATTAAGAAGAATTATTACTAAAGAAGTAGAAGATAAATTAAGTGAAGAGATACTTTTAGGTAATATAAAAATTGGAGATAGAATTAAAGTAAATGAATCAAAAGATAATTTAGTTTTCACAAAGCTAGATTAA
- a CDS encoding NAD(P)/FAD-dependent oxidoreductase gives MAKEEKSIDLIVIGAGPAGLAAAIYGGRAKLDMIVLEERIIGGQVRNSYTIENYPGFEKISGADLADIFQKQVESLGVTIDEFDLIENLVLSDDEKIVETESYIYKPKAIIIATGASPKKLPVPEETKYEGKGVHYCAVCDGAMYEGKRIGVVGGGNSALEEAIFLTKFAEKVFVIRRHDYFNGEKSLIEEVLNHPKIEVLFNEDLVHLSGENFLEEVTVKNKNTGKLSELKLDAVFGYIGTEPKTNGLDKYLKLNDYGYIITNEDMETKINGVYAVGDVREKKYRQITTAVSDGTIALLNAEKYIVQKEK, from the coding sequence ATGGCTAAAGAAGAAAAAAGTATAGACTTAATTGTAATTGGTGCAGGTCCAGCAGGATTAGCAGCTGCAATTTATGGTGGTAGAGCGAAGTTAGATATGATAGTTTTAGAAGAAAGAATAATAGGTGGTCAAGTAAGAAATAGTTATACTATTGAAAATTATCCTGGTTTTGAAAAAATATCAGGAGCAGATTTAGCAGATATTTTTCAAAAACAAGTTGAATCATTAGGAGTAACTATAGATGAATTTGATTTAATAGAAAATTTAGTATTATCTGATGATGAGAAGATAGTAGAAACTGAAAGTTATATATATAAACCTAAAGCTATAATAATTGCCACAGGGGCTTCACCTAAAAAACTACCAGTTCCAGAGGAGACAAAGTATGAGGGCAAAGGTGTTCATTATTGTGCTGTTTGTGATGGTGCTATGTATGAAGGAAAAAGAATTGGAGTTGTAGGTGGCGGAAATTCAGCATTAGAAGAAGCAATATTTTTAACTAAATTTGCTGAAAAAGTATTTGTAATCAGAAGACATGATTATTTTAATGGAGAAAAATCTTTAATAGAAGAAGTGTTAAATCATCCTAAAATAGAGGTTTTATTTAATGAAGATTTAGTTCATTTAAGTGGTGAAAATTTTTTAGAAGAAGTAACTGTTAAAAATAAAAATACAGGTAAATTAAGTGAGTTAAAACTTGACGCAGTTTTTGGATATATTGGAACAGAGCCTAAAACAAATGGATTAGATAAATATTTAAAATTAAATGATTATGGCTACATAATTACAAATGAAGATATGGAAACTAAGATAAATGGTGTATACGCGGTAGGTGATGTTCGTGAAAAGAAGTATAGGCAAATAACTACAGCGGTTTCAGATGGGACAATAGCTTTATTAAATGCTGAAAAATACATAGTACAAAAGGAGAAATAA
- a CDS encoding glutaredoxin domain-containing protein, with protein MIKIYSTSWCPACIKAKRYFDLKGLKYEEINVADKHEDREEVFKASGQRSVPVIDISGNIIVGFDKKRIDDYVNR; from the coding sequence ATGATAAAAATTTATTCAACATCATGGTGTCCTGCTTGTATAAAAGCAAAGAGATACTTTGACTTAAAAGGATTAAAATATGAAGAAATAAATGTTGCAGATAAACATGAGGATAGAGAAGAAGTATTTAAAGCATCAGGTCAAAGAAGTGTACCAGTAATAGATATATCAGGAAATATAATAGTAGGATTTGATAAAAAACGAATAGATGATTATGTAAATCGTTAG
- a CDS encoding glutaredoxin family protein: MVKVYTTDSCPWCVKVKNYLKSKSVDFEELNVQEDMIAREDMVKKSKQMGVPVLDINNTIIIGFDKPSIDEALNK; the protein is encoded by the coding sequence ATGGTAAAAGTTTATACTACAGATTCTTGTCCGTGGTGTGTTAAAGTTAAAAATTACTTAAAATCAAAAAGTGTTGATTTTGAAGAACTAAATGTTCAAGAAGATATGATTGCTAGAGAAGATATGGTTAAAAAATCTAAACAAATGGGCGTACCAGTATTAGATATAAATAATACTATTATCATTGGATTTGATAAACCTTCTATAGATGAGGCCCTAAACAAATAA
- the radA gene encoding DNA repair protein RadA, whose protein sequence is MAKIKSTYICQQCGYEAPKWLGKCPSCNNWNTFNEEIKDDSKVVTSLKANNIVQNNQPKNIRDIKSGEKERYDTGIKELNRVLGGGLVRGSLTLISGDPGIGKSTLLLQTANNIAVKYGKVLYVSGEESEEQIKIRGDRLGVNSENLFIISETNLDAISIYIEQINPNFVIIDSIQTVFKESVSSAPGSVSQVKECSNTIMRMCKGKNIPFFLVAHVTKQGELAGPRVLEHMVDTVLYFEGERTEEYRILRTMKNRFGTTSEIGVFEMQQEGLVEVFDPSKIFLEDTSANQEGSVVVGIMEGTRPILIEIQALVSETKAPMPRRTAVGIDNQRLSLILAVLEKKLKMFFYNKDVYVNVVGGLNIDGTSADLGLALALISSAKSKEFKLDKALMVGEVGLTGEIRPISSAERLVKEAEKLGFKNVIIPERNLDKIKTKNIKVIGIRHLMEVINKIF, encoded by the coding sequence ATGGCTAAAATAAAATCTACATATATATGTCAACAATGTGGATATGAAGCTCCTAAATGGTTGGGGAAATGTCCATCATGTAATAACTGGAATACTTTTAATGAAGAAATAAAAGATGACAGTAAAGTAGTAACTTCATTAAAAGCTAATAACATAGTACAAAATAACCAACCTAAAAATATAAGAGATATAAAATCTGGAGAAAAAGAAAGATATGATACAGGAATAAAAGAACTTAATAGAGTTTTAGGTGGTGGATTAGTTAGAGGATCATTAACTTTAATTTCAGGAGATCCTGGAATAGGAAAATCTACACTGCTATTACAAACAGCAAATAATATAGCTGTAAAATATGGTAAAGTTCTGTATGTATCTGGAGAAGAATCAGAAGAACAAATAAAAATTAGAGGAGACAGATTAGGTGTAAATAGTGAAAACTTATTTATAATATCTGAAACAAACTTAGACGCTATTTCAATATATATAGAACAAATTAATCCTAATTTTGTTATAATAGATTCAATTCAAACTGTATTTAAGGAGAGTGTTTCTTCAGCACCAGGTAGTGTATCTCAGGTTAAAGAATGTTCAAATACTATTATGAGAATGTGTAAAGGTAAAAACATACCATTTTTCCTAGTTGCACATGTAACCAAACAAGGTGAGTTAGCAGGTCCCAGAGTTTTAGAACATATGGTTGATACAGTTTTATATTTTGAAGGTGAAAGAACAGAAGAATATAGAATTTTAAGAACTATGAAGAATCGTTTTGGAACTACTAGTGAGATTGGCGTATTTGAAATGCAACAAGAAGGTCTAGTAGAAGTATTTGATCCATCAAAAATATTTTTAGAGGATACTAGTGCTAATCAAGAAGGTTCTGTAGTTGTTGGAATTATGGAAGGTACTAGACCTATTTTAATAGAAATTCAAGCATTGGTAAGTGAAACTAAGGCTCCAATGCCGAGAAGAACAGCTGTTGGAATTGACAATCAAAGATTGAGTTTAATATTAGCAGTTTTAGAAAAGAAGCTAAAAATGTTTTTCTATAATAAAGATGTATATGTTAATGTAGTAGGCGGACTTAATATAGATGGAACATCTGCAGATTTAGGTTTAGCATTAGCATTAATATCTAGTGCGAAATCTAAAGAATTTAAATTAGATAAAGCATTGATGGTAGGAGAAGTTGGGTTAACTGGAGAAATAAGACCAATATCATCAGCTGAACGATTAGTAAAAGAAGCTGAAAAACTTGGATTTAAGAATGTAATAATTCCTGAAAGAAATTTAGATAAAATAAAAACAAAGAATATAAAAGTAATAGGTATCAGACATTTAATGGAAGTAATAAATAAGATATTTTGA
- the disA gene encoding DNA integrity scanning diadenylate cyclase DisA, whose protein sequence is MRLEKGMKIKDTLKIMCPGTQLREGLENILRAKTGGLIVIGDNKEVMDTVDGGFNLNSDYSPSYVYELAKMDGAIVISEDLKKIVCANAQLIPDPSIITHETGTRHRTAHRIAKQTNNIVIAISQRRNIITVYKGDIKYVLRDSSVILARANQAIQTLEKYVSVLERVINNLNLLEFQDLTTLFDVVTAIQRTEMVMRIVEEINMYILELGNEGRLISMQLNELVKHIERDGILLIRDYCKDEDGHNEVYEQIQKLSATELLDLDAIARVLGHAGEPLVDTLISAKGYRILGKVPRIPSTVIENLIKEFKELNNVIEADIDELDIVEGIGEARAKAIKDGLKRIREQILLNKKI, encoded by the coding sequence ATGAGATTAGAAAAGGGAATGAAAATAAAAGATACTTTAAAAATTATGTGCCCAGGCACTCAACTACGAGAAGGGCTTGAAAATATCCTTAGAGCTAAAACAGGAGGACTAATTGTAATTGGAGATAATAAAGAAGTCATGGATACAGTAGATGGCGGATTTAATCTTAATTCTGATTATAGTCCATCGTATGTTTATGAATTAGCTAAAATGGATGGCGCAATAGTAATTAGTGAAGATTTAAAAAAAATTGTATGTGCTAATGCTCAACTTATACCAGATCCTTCAATTATAACACATGAAACTGGTACTAGGCATAGAACTGCACACAGAATAGCTAAGCAAACTAATAACATAGTAATTGCTATATCTCAAAGAAGAAATATAATAACTGTATATAAAGGTGATATAAAATATGTTTTAAGAGATAGTAGCGTAATTTTGGCTAGAGCAAATCAAGCTATTCAAACATTAGAGAAGTATGTGTCTGTGTTGGAAAGAGTAATTAACAACTTAAATCTTTTAGAGTTTCAAGATTTGACAACTTTATTTGATGTTGTTACTGCAATTCAAAGAACTGAAATGGTAATGAGAATAGTAGAAGAAATAAACATGTATATCCTAGAATTGGGAAATGAAGGAAGACTTATATCCATGCAGTTAAATGAGCTTGTTAAGCATATAGAGAGAGATGGAATATTATTAATTAGAGATTATTGCAAAGATGAAGATGGACATAATGAAGTATATGAACAAATACAAAAATTAAGTGCAACTGAACTTTTAGATCTAGATGCAATTGCAAGAGTTTTAGGTCATGCTGGGGAGCCCCTTGTAGATACGCTTATATCAGCTAAAGGATATAGAATATTAGGTAAGGTTCCTAGAATACCATCTACTGTAATAGAAAACTTAATTAAAGAATTTAAAGAATTAAACAATGTTATAGAAGCAGATATTGATGAACTTGATATTGTTGAGGGAATTGGTGAAGCAAGAGCAAAGGCAATTAAAGATGGGTTAAAAAGAATAAGAGAACAAATTCTTTTAAATAAAAAGATATAA
- a CDS encoding PIN/TRAM domain-containing protein: MLKKIIRGIFSAIGLLVGYIIAKSLLDIPNIKEMKYLSTLTGSIAFITIISLLFGIILYIVSPIIYKAIFNLVEYIEKNIQKLTLIEIICGVLGAIIALILMSFIAKPINGIDDKFGPMLFIFLNIISAIIGADILVKKKDDIIALLSNIKKNTGKEKKSKGSNVKGVAKVLDTSVIIDGRIFDICETGFIEGPLVIPNFVLDELRHISDSSDSLKRNRGRRGLDILNRIQKELSIETQIWEGDFPKISEVDSKLLKLAQTLNGKVITNDYNLNKVAEFQGVPVLNINELSNAIKSVVLPGEEMHVDMIKDGKESTQGVGYLDDGTMIVVEGGKKYIGQTITVIVTSVLQTAAGRMIFAKPKDN; the protein is encoded by the coding sequence TTGTTAAAAAAGATTATAAGAGGAATTTTTTCGGCCATAGGTTTATTAGTTGGTTATATTATAGCAAAATCTTTGTTAGATATACCGAATATTAAGGAAATGAAATATTTATCTACATTAACAGGTTCCATAGCATTTATAACCATTATATCGTTATTATTTGGAATTATATTATATATTGTATCTCCAATTATATATAAAGCTATTTTTAATTTGGTTGAATATATAGAAAAGAATATTCAAAAGCTTACATTAATTGAAATTATTTGTGGAGTATTAGGAGCTATTATAGCTTTAATATTAATGAGTTTTATTGCAAAACCAATAAATGGAATAGATGATAAATTTGGACCTATGTTATTTATATTTTTAAATATAATATCAGCGATAATAGGTGCAGATATATTAGTTAAGAAAAAAGATGACATAATAGCATTACTTTCTAATATAAAGAAGAATACAGGTAAAGAAAAGAAATCAAAAGGTAGTAATGTAAAAGGTGTAGCAAAAGTGCTAGATACATCGGTTATAATTGATGGTAGGATATTTGATATTTGTGAAACAGGGTTTATAGAAGGTCCTTTAGTAATTCCTAACTTTGTCTTAGATGAATTAAGACATATATCAGATTCTTCGGATTCTTTAAAGAGAAATAGGGGCAGAAGAGGATTAGATATATTAAATAGAATACAAAAAGAACTTTCAATTGAAACACAAATTTGGGAAGGCGATTTTCCCAAAATAAGTGAAGTAGATAGTAAATTATTAAAACTTGCTCAAACATTAAACGGAAAAGTAATAACTAACGATTATAATTTAAATAAAGTTGCGGAATTTCAAGGAGTGCCTGTGTTAAATATAAATGAATTATCAAATGCGATAAAGTCAGTAGTTTTACCAGGTGAGGAAATGCATGTAGATATGATTAAAGATGGTAAAGAATCAACCCAAGGAGTAGGATATTTAGATGATGGCACTATGATAGTTGTAGAGGGTGGTAAAAAATACATCGGTCAAACAATTACTGTTATAGTTACATCAGTTTTACAAACTGCGGCTGGAAGAATGATATTTGCCAAACCAAAAGATAATTAA
- the ispD gene encoding 2-C-methyl-D-erythritol 4-phosphate cytidylyltransferase — protein sequence MVSAIVVAGGKGKRMGTVQSKQYLSLNGKPILYYTIKSFLDCKLVDNIILVVPSHEIDYCEKEILEKNYLKVNKIVAGGDERYDSVYNGLIEAKGSDIVLIHDGVRPFVSKETIENAIKYSEEYGAAAPGVMPKDTIKIIDDNRFSIDTPNRSHLISVQTPQAFKFDLIYDCHKKIKNENVNITDDTMVVEYFGNKVYIYPGEYTNIKITTLEDLIIGEYLVNR from the coding sequence ATGGTTAGTGCAATAGTAGTAGCTGGTGGAAAAGGTAAAAGAATGGGCACTGTTCAAAGTAAGCAATATCTTAGTTTGAATGGTAAGCCCATTCTTTATTACACCATTAAAAGTTTTTTAGATTGTAAATTAGTAGATAATATTATATTGGTAGTGCCATCTCACGAAATAGATTACTGTGAGAAGGAAATATTAGAAAAAAATTATTTGAAAGTTAATAAAATTGTTGCTGGAGGCGATGAACGTTACGATTCTGTATATAATGGATTGATTGAAGCAAAAGGATCGGATATTGTACTAATTCATGATGGAGTACGACCTTTTGTATCAAAGGAAACAATAGAAAATGCTATAAAATATTCAGAAGAATATGGTGCAGCAGCACCAGGGGTTATGCCCAAAGATACAATTAAAATAATAGATGATAATAGGTTTTCTATTGATACACCTAATAGAAGCCATTTAATATCAGTTCAAACACCTCAAGCATTTAAATTTGATTTAATATATGACTGTCATAAAAAAATAAAAAATGAAAATGTTAATATTACAGACGATACTATGGTAGTTGAATATTTTGGGAATAAGGTTTATATATATCCGGGAGAGTATACAAACATAAAAATTACTACTCTAGAAGATCTTATTATTGGTGAATATTTAGTAAATAGATAG
- a CDS encoding proline--tRNA ligase, whose amino-acid sequence MKMSNMLISTLREVPAEAEIDSHKLMLRSGMIRKMASGIYNYMPLGLKALKKVEDIIREEMNEAGAQEFLASAMIPAELWQSSGRWDAYGAEMFRVKDRNERDFCLGPTHEEVFTDIAKNEIKSYKQLPVNLYQIQTKYRDERRPRFGVMRSREFVMKDAYSFDKDQQGLDLSYNKMYEAYVKIFNRCGLDAKCVEADSGAIGGSNSAEFMVKSEVGEDDIVFCTECNYAANIEKATARLEEAEKEELMEVEKVSTPDSRGIDEVSEFLNISSKKTVKTLLYNVDGKIVAVFVRGDREVNEVKVANASNASGDIEMASHEEYMNATGCGIGFAGPIGIKADLILVDKEVKNMCNFVTGANETGYHIKNVNYGRDFEGTIGDYRNVVEGEACPTCGGKLTISRGTEVGHIFKLGTKYSEAMDAKFIAENGKEAPFIMGCYGIGVTRTMASIIEQHNDENGIVWPLAVAPYHVSVIAVNVKDEEQVKIATKLYEDLKSMGVEALLDDRNERAGVKFKDSEIMGIPMRITVGKKIVDGEVEFKLRIGDMEVVKIEDVCQMVKGEFDKNNLKLR is encoded by the coding sequence ATGAAAATGTCTAACATGTTAATATCTACACTAAGAGAAGTTCCAGCAGAAGCAGAAATTGATAGCCATAAGCTTATGCTTAGATCAGGAATGATAAGAAAAATGGCATCAGGAATATATAATTATATGCCATTAGGACTTAAAGCTTTAAAAAAGGTTGAAGATATAATTAGAGAAGAAATGAATGAAGCAGGAGCTCAAGAATTTTTAGCTTCAGCTATGATTCCAGCAGAATTATGGCAATCATCAGGCCGATGGGATGCTTATGGAGCTGAAATGTTTAGGGTAAAAGATAGAAATGAAAGAGATTTCTGTTTAGGACCTACACATGAAGAAGTGTTTACTGATATAGCTAAAAATGAAATTAAATCTTATAAGCAATTACCTGTGAATTTATATCAAATTCAAACAAAATATAGAGATGAACGTAGACCTAGATTTGGAGTTATGAGATCAAGAGAATTTGTTATGAAAGATGCATATAGTTTTGATAAGGATCAACAAGGATTAGATCTTTCATATAATAAAATGTATGAAGCATATGTTAAAATTTTTAATAGATGTGGATTAGATGCAAAATGTGTTGAAGCAGATTCAGGAGCTATAGGAGGATCAAATTCAGCAGAATTTATGGTTAAATCAGAAGTTGGAGAAGACGATATTGTTTTCTGTACTGAATGTAATTATGCAGCTAACATTGAAAAAGCAACTGCTAGATTAGAAGAAGCTGAAAAAGAAGAATTAATGGAAGTTGAAAAAGTATCTACTCCAGATAGTAGAGGAATAGACGAAGTATCAGAATTTTTAAATATATCTTCTAAAAAGACAGTTAAAACTTTATTATATAATGTTGATGGAAAAATAGTTGCTGTATTTGTAAGGGGTGACAGAGAAGTTAATGAAGTTAAAGTAGCTAATGCTTCAAATGCTTCAGGAGATATAGAAATGGCATCTCATGAAGAGTATATGAATGCAACAGGTTGTGGAATTGGATTTGCTGGACCAATAGGGATAAAAGCTGATTTAATATTAGTAGATAAAGAAGTTAAGAACATGTGTAACTTTGTAACAGGAGCAAATGAAACTGGATATCATATTAAAAATGTAAATTATGGACGTGATTTTGAAGGCACAATTGGTGACTATAGAAATGTAGTAGAAGGAGAAGCATGCCCAACATGTGGAGGAAAACTTACCATTTCTAGAGGAACAGAAGTTGGCCATATCTTTAAATTAGGAACTAAGTATTCAGAAGCAATGGATGCTAAATTTATAGCTGAAAATGGAAAAGAAGCTCCATTTATAATGGGCTGCTATGGAATTGGTGTTACAAGAACTATGGCATCTATAATTGAACAACATAATGATGAAAATGGCATAGTATGGCCTTTAGCCGTTGCTCCATACCACGTTTCAGTAATTGCTGTAAATGTTAAAGATGAAGAACAAGTGAAAATAGCTACTAAACTTTATGAAGATTTAAAATCTATGGGTGTTGAAGCATTATTAGATGATAGAAATGAAAGAGCAGGAGTTAAATTTAAAGATTCAGAAATAATGGGAATTCCTATGA